A single Haloplasma contractile SSD-17B DNA region contains:
- a CDS encoding thioredoxin family protein gives MINDVSYDEFIQSIRNNQYVVMLGYANMCGTCEVAKKMLEVLSVNMSDITFNKINVNLNQLLIKEHDISSVPCFMLFKNGELFDTFYAFNSITFLYNRITSLKK, from the coding sequence ATGATTAACGATGTTTCTTATGATGAATTTATACAGTCGATCAGAAATAATCAATATGTCGTCATGCTTGGCTATGCAAATATGTGTGGTACATGTGAGGTAGCAAAAAAAATGTTAGAGGTACTAAGCGTGAATATGAGTGATATAACCTTTAACAAGATTAACGTTAATTTGAATCAATTACTTATAAAGGAACATGATATTAGTAGTGTTCCTTGTTTTATGCTATTTAAAAATGGGGAATTATTTGATACCTTTTATGCATTTAACTCTATTACCTTCTTATACAATAGGATTACTTCATTAAAAAAATAA
- a CDS encoding arsenate reductase family protein — MIKMYCHPRCTTCKKAEKWLKEHNVEYSYHDITQDPFHAEDVEELHRKSEKPIKKLFNTSGKLYREQNMKDKVSNLTDNEAYEVLASSGMMMKRPILVHDDRVLVGFKEDEYGALFLND, encoded by the coding sequence ATGATAAAAATGTATTGTCATCCTAGATGTACTACCTGTAAGAAAGCAGAAAAATGGTTGAAAGAACATAATGTAGAATATTCATACCATGATATTACACAAGATCCATTTCACGCAGAAGATGTAGAAGAACTACACAGAAAAAGCGAGAAACCAATCAAAAAGCTTTTTAATACTAGCGGTAAATTATATCGTGAACAAAACATGAAAGATAAAGTTTCAAACTTAACTGACAATGAAGCTTATGAAGTGCTTGCCTCAAGTGGTATGATGATGAAACGACCGATCCTAGTTCATGATGATCGCGTATTAGTTGGATTCAAAGAGGATGAATACGGAGCACTATTTTTAAATGATTAA
- a CDS encoding spore coat protein — translation MTQQIMNQPPDVISVKDCDYITDMLSWNLNAAKTANHFAMESQDPEIKQELERVAKMHSNHYNRLLTFLQNYTNQQ, via the coding sequence ATGACTCAACAAATTATGAATCAACCACCTGATGTAATATCAGTTAAAGACTGTGATTATATTACTGATATGCTTAGTTGGAATTTAAACGCTGCTAAAACGGCAAACCATTTTGCAATGGAATCTCAAGACCCTGAAATCAAACAGGAACTTGAGAGAGTAGCAAAAATGCATAGCAATCATTATAATCGATTACTAACCTTTTTACAAAATTATACGAATCAACAATAG
- a CDS encoding spore coat protein, with the protein MAGQKIQNPKTQVPETPQANDHDRINLALTICKNYSNNYSIALNESSNDVYFEELYKIYEETQRSARSLYNLMFRKGWYSIKPEKGQNISQSVQQFTGYQKQLP; encoded by the coding sequence ATGGCAGGACAAAAAATTCAAAACCCAAAAACACAAGTTCCAGAAACACCACAAGCAAATGATCATGATCGTATTAATTTAGCTCTAACAATCTGTAAGAATTATAGTAATAATTATTCAATCGCTTTAAATGAAAGTTCTAATGATGTCTATTTTGAGGAACTCTATAAAATCTACGAAGAAACACAACGCTCTGCTAGGAGCTTATATAACCTTATGTTCAGAAAAGGTTGGTATTCAATCAAACCAGAAAAAGGCCAAAACATTAGTCAATCTGTACAACAATTTACAGGATATCAGAAACAATTACCTTAA
- a CDS encoding tRNA 2-thiocytidine biosynthesis TtcA family protein — protein sequence MRKVLGMISKADRDFNLIEEGDKIAVGVSGGKDSMAMLYALKLYKNMTNVNYEIIGITLKLGFPNMDYNPVKDFCNLHGIEYKTVDTEVYEVLKSKADHKGNIPCSLCSKFKKALLIDEAKKLGCNKVTMGHHLDDGIETLMMNAIFNGFLSTFQPKMYLDQTDVMFIRPLIYVKEHQLINAVKNGDIPVVTSTCPMDKHTKREEVKHWLEDVYRKFPTAKKNFKNMLIHPERVSLWERTGSDEDEKNKN from the coding sequence ATGCGTAAAGTACTAGGAATGATCAGTAAAGCTGACCGTGATTTTAATTTGATTGAAGAAGGTGATAAAATTGCGGTTGGTGTAAGCGGTGGTAAAGATAGTATGGCCATGCTATATGCACTCAAATTATACAAAAATATGACGAATGTCAACTATGAAATAATAGGAATTACTTTGAAGTTAGGCTTTCCTAACATGGATTATAATCCAGTTAAAGATTTTTGCAACCTTCATGGAATAGAATATAAAACTGTTGATACAGAGGTTTATGAAGTCTTAAAGAGTAAAGCGGATCATAAAGGAAATATTCCGTGTTCATTATGTTCGAAGTTCAAAAAGGCTCTATTAATTGATGAGGCAAAAAAACTAGGTTGTAATAAAGTTACAATGGGCCACCATTTAGATGATGGAATAGAAACCCTTATGATGAATGCAATTTTTAACGGTTTTTTATCAACGTTTCAACCAAAGATGTACCTTGATCAGACGGACGTGATGTTTATTAGACCTCTTATATATGTGAAAGAGCATCAACTTATAAATGCTGTTAAGAATGGCGACATACCAGTGGTAACAAGCACATGCCCTATGGACAAGCATACTAAACGCGAAGAAGTTAAGCATTGGCTAGAAGACGTATATAGAAAATTTCCTACTGCTAAGAAAAATTTTAAAAACATGTTAATTCATCCTGAGCGAGTATCGCTTTGGGAGCGTACAGGAAGCGATGAGGATGAAAAGAATAAAAATTAA
- the rplT gene encoding 50S ribosomal protein L20, with translation MPRVKGGNVARKRRKKILKLAKGYFGSKHTLYKTAHEQVMKSLAYAYRDRKQRKRDFRKLWITRINAGCRMQNLSYSKFMYGLKLAGIEVNRKMLADLAIHDLAAFNKLVELAKDAMANPEKYTKEEVAQPKKAAKKPAKKVEETKVEETKAEPKKEVKPEKKNSDNELPSTKTDLKKLTVAKLKDLAKSEDISIPSNARKAEIIDIIFEELQK, from the coding sequence ATGCCACGTGTAAAAGGTGGAAACGTAGCCAGAAAACGTCGTAAAAAGATATTAAAATTAGCTAAAGGATATTTTGGCTCAAAACATACATTATATAAAACAGCTCATGAACAGGTGATGAAATCACTAGCTTATGCTTACCGTGACCGTAAGCAACGTAAACGTGATTTCCGTAAATTATGGATTACTCGTATCAATGCAGGGTGCCGTATGCAAAACTTATCTTACAGTAAGTTTATGTATGGATTAAAATTAGCAGGGATCGAAGTAAACCGTAAAATGTTAGCAGACTTAGCAATTCATGATCTTGCTGCATTCAATAAATTAGTTGAATTAGCTAAAGACGCAATGGCTAACCCTGAAAAATACACTAAAGAAGAAGTAGCACAACCTAAAAAGGCAGCCAAAAAACCTGCTAAAAAAGTTGAAGAAACTAAGGTTGAAGAAACAAAAGCAGAACCTAAGAAGGAAGTTAAGCCAGAGAAGAAGAATTCAGATAACGAATTACCTTCAACAAAGACTGACCTTAAAAAGTTAACAGTAGCTAAGTTAAAAGATTTAGCGAAGTCAGAGGATATTTCAATTCCTTCAAATGCTCGTAAAGCAGAAATTATCGACATTATTTTTGAAGAATTACAAAAATAA
- the rpmI gene encoding 50S ribosomal protein L35 encodes MPKMKTHKGSAKRFKRTGKGKLKRGRAFTSHLSHNKTTKQKRHLRKAALVSSGDYKRIKQQVANIK; translated from the coding sequence ATGCCTAAGATGAAAACTCATAAAGGTTCAGCAAAACGTTTTAAGCGTACAGGAAAAGGTAAATTAAAACGTGGTCGTGCATTTACGTCACATTTATCTCATAATAAAACAACAAAGCAAAAACGTCACTTAAGAAAAGCTGCTCTAGTTTCAAGTGGAGACTACAAACGAATCAAACAACAAGTAGCGAATATTAAATAA
- the infC gene encoding translation initiation factor IF-3, which yields MEVLIISKKFNNQKKDDALVNEAIRVREIRLIGEDGEQLGIIPTKDAQTTAREKQLDLVCVAPNAKPPVCRIMNYGKYRYEQQRRAREAKKNQKQVQVKEIRMTPKIEEHDFNTKLRNATKFLTKGDKVRVVVRFRGRMIAYKDQGEEVINKFVDGLKEHGEAENRPKMEGKQMFVVVAPIKQN from the coding sequence TTGGAGGTGCTGATTATTAGTAAAAAATTTAATAATCAAAAGAAAGATGACGCTTTAGTTAATGAAGCGATTCGCGTAAGAGAAATTCGTTTGATCGGTGAAGATGGAGAACAACTTGGTATTATACCAACTAAAGACGCACAGACAACAGCTCGTGAAAAACAGTTGGATTTAGTGTGTGTTGCTCCTAACGCAAAACCACCTGTATGCCGTATTATGAACTATGGAAAATACAGATATGAGCAACAACGCCGTGCTAGAGAAGCGAAGAAAAATCAAAAACAAGTTCAAGTTAAAGAAATTCGCATGACACCTAAAATAGAAGAACATGATTTTAATACAAAATTACGTAACGCAACTAAGTTTCTTACAAAAGGTGATAAAGTACGTGTAGTTGTTCGATTTAGAGGTCGAATGATTGCATATAAAGATCAAGGCGAAGAAGTAATTAATAAGTTCGTTGACGGTTTGAAAGAGCATGGAGAAGCTGAAAACAGACCGAAAATGGAAGGAAAGCAAATGTTTGTTGTTGTAGCACCAATCAAGCAAAACTAA
- a CDS encoding YetF domain-containing protein: MKRRKRKMAYYNPNPNELIVDGRILNDNMEEYGLDTDWIYGELRKKNIDNIKDVSYGQIQSNGELNITVRKKERNHEEDNALIEHLRSKYK; this comes from the coding sequence TTGAAAAGAAGAAAACGTAAAATGGCCTATTATAATCCAAATCCAAATGAGTTAATTGTGGATGGAAGAATATTAAATGATAACATGGAGGAGTATGGACTTGATACAGATTGGATCTATGGAGAGTTAAGAAAAAAGAATATTGATAATATTAAAGATGTGTCTTATGGTCAAATTCAAAGCAATGGGGAGTTAAACATTACGGTTAGGAAAAAGGAACGTAATCATGAGGAAGATAATGCACTAATTGAGCATCTAAGAAGTAAATATAAATAG
- a CDS encoding YetF domain-containing protein, whose product MNIETDVLSVLIKAIIAFIVLLLATRLLGKKQMGQLTLFNYIAGITIGSIASNIAISKTGDFIAQITNLVTWTVLTLLLDLLVIKFPRLRLLVSGDPVILIKNGNIIKKAMKHNRISLDSLTMLLREEGVFSIRNVEFAVLESNGELTVYHKEELHNIARKDIKLHSPKPKCLPGEIVVDGKVVKRNLKEWGLSLKWLYAELKKQNIESLSDIFYAEIQTDGTLYIDHKKEKN is encoded by the coding sequence ATGAACATTGAAACGGACGTTCTATCGGTATTAATTAAGGCTATAATTGCTTTTATAGTATTATTACTTGCCACTAGATTATTAGGTAAAAAACAAATGGGACAGTTGACATTATTTAATTATATAGCTGGAATTACAATAGGATCGATTGCATCTAATATAGCAATTAGCAAAACTGGTGATTTTATAGCGCAAATAACAAATTTAGTAACATGGACAGTGTTAACATTACTTCTAGATTTGTTAGTCATAAAATTTCCGAGACTAAGATTATTAGTAAGTGGTGACCCAGTCATCCTTATTAAAAACGGTAACATAATAAAAAAAGCGATGAAGCATAATCGAATAAGTTTGGACAGTCTAACAATGTTACTAAGAGAAGAGGGCGTCTTCTCTATACGTAATGTTGAGTTTGCAGTACTCGAGTCAAATGGTGAATTGACGGTCTATCATAAAGAGGAACTTCACAATATTGCAAGAAAAGATATAAAATTACATTCTCCTAAACCGAAATGTCTACCCGGTGAAATTGTCGTCGATGGAAAGGTAGTAAAGCGAAATTTAAAAGAGTGGGGGCTTAGTCTTAAATGGTTGTATGCAGAATTAAAAAAACAAAATATTGAATCATTATCAGATATCTTCTATGCTGAGATTCAAACGGATGGGACATTGTATATTGATCACAAAAAAGAAAAAAACTAA
- a CDS encoding VIT1/CCC1 transporter family protein: MKDNKELIRLQKKEITDHYIYRKLAKRNKYETNRKILNQICEAEARHYEELRAKTQIDVIPNKIKVFLYYWICVLFGLTFGLKLLEKDEEKAQKKYEPLCSDHPFIEQIFDEELEGIELINKLNEERLNYAGSVVLGLNDALVELTGALAGYTFAFKDTNIIAIIGLITGVSASFSMAASEYLSTKQEEGENALKASIYTGIAYISTVLLLVTPFIIFSVKYTCLAVSLITAVFIIIVFNYYISVAKDYNFKKRFIEMTFISLGVATISFVFGVIIKLVFGLEV; the protein is encoded by the coding sequence ATGAAGGACAATAAAGAACTTATAAGATTACAAAAAAAAGAGATAACCGATCATTATATTTATAGAAAATTAGCAAAACGAAACAAGTATGAAACGAATAGAAAAATCTTAAACCAAATCTGTGAGGCTGAGGCAAGGCATTATGAAGAACTTAGGGCAAAAACACAAATTGATGTAATACCTAATAAGATAAAGGTATTTCTTTATTATTGGATCTGTGTTTTATTCGGTCTTACTTTTGGACTAAAGTTATTAGAAAAGGATGAGGAAAAAGCTCAAAAAAAATATGAACCATTATGTAGTGATCATCCTTTTATTGAACAAATTTTTGATGAAGAATTAGAAGGTATCGAACTAATAAACAAGTTAAATGAAGAGCGACTTAACTATGCCGGATCCGTTGTACTAGGATTAAACGATGCACTTGTTGAACTAACAGGTGCCCTTGCGGGTTATACATTCGCATTTAAGGATACAAACATAATTGCCATAATAGGGTTAATTACAGGAGTCTCAGCATCGTTCTCAATGGCTGCATCTGAATACTTGTCAACAAAACAAGAAGAAGGAGAAAATGCACTTAAAGCTTCAATTTATACAGGAATAGCTTATATTTCAACTGTTTTACTACTGGTAACCCCATTTATAATATTTAGTGTAAAGTATACCTGTCTTGCTGTATCACTAATCACAGCAGTATTTATTATTATCGTTTTTAACTACTATATCTCAGTAGCGAAAGACTATAATTTCAAGAAACGTTTTATTGAAATGACGTTCATCAGTTTAGGAGTTGCAACCATTTCATTTGTTTTTGGTGTAATCATTAAACTAGTATTTGGATTAGAAGTCTAA
- a CDS encoding VIT1/CCC1 transporter family protein → MNKLDLKLLMVEQKNEITAHFIYGKLAKRLKKKNDPNASLLQRISDDEIEHYRRIEQETNRVVKPKRFKVFFYYWISVIFGFTFGLKLLEKDEEKAQASYDHLSEDYSFFKEIFADEDRHEKELLNMLNEERLTYMGSVVLGLNDALVELTGALAGFTFAFNNTSLIAIIGLITGVSASFSMAASEYLSTKQEDGDNAIKASIYTGLAYITTVIFLILPFLLLENAYASLGVSLGIAVFIIMIFNYYISVAKDYNFTRRFLEMTAISLGVAVISFAFGFAVNHFIDIPVA, encoded by the coding sequence ATGAATAAATTAGATTTAAAATTATTGATGGTTGAACAAAAAAATGAAATTACAGCCCATTTTATATATGGTAAGTTGGCTAAGCGACTAAAAAAGAAGAATGACCCGAATGCGTCTTTGCTACAACGGATTTCAGACGACGAAATTGAGCACTATAGAAGAATTGAACAGGAAACGAATCGAGTAGTAAAACCAAAACGTTTTAAAGTATTTTTTTATTACTGGATTAGTGTGATATTTGGATTTACATTTGGGCTAAAACTTTTAGAAAAGGATGAAGAAAAGGCGCAGGCATCCTATGACCATCTGAGTGAAGATTATTCTTTTTTTAAAGAAATATTTGCAGATGAAGACCGCCATGAAAAGGAATTACTAAACATGCTTAATGAGGAGCGGCTAACGTATATGGGGTCTGTAGTGCTTGGACTAAATGATGCATTAGTTGAGTTGACTGGGGCACTAGCAGGGTTTACATTTGCGTTTAATAATACATCTTTAATTGCAATTATTGGATTAATTACAGGTGTTTCTGCATCGTTCTCAATGGCTGCATCAGAATACTTATCTACAAAACAAGAAGATGGTGATAATGCAATTAAGGCTTCTATATACACTGGCTTAGCCTACATCACAACAGTAATCTTTTTAATTTTACCATTCTTATTGCTCGAAAACGCGTATGCAAGTTTAGGTGTTTCATTAGGTATTGCCGTTTTCATTATTATGATATTTAATTATTACATCTCAGTAGCTAAAGACTATAATTTTACAAGGCGATTCTTAGAGATGACAGCAATCAGTTTAGGAGTAGCAGTTATTTCATTTGCATTTGGATTCGCTGTTAATCATTTTATAGACATTCCAGTAGCTTAA
- the pyrR gene encoding bifunctional pyr operon transcriptional regulator/uracil phosphoribosyltransferase PyrR, producing MAFTKEIIDAETMGRSLKRISHEILERNKGTKDLVIIGIKSKGVYIANRIAKNIKTIEDVEVSVGELDITNYRDDIEKDESLNSTSKIEFSVEGKKVVLIDDVLYTGRTVRAALDAIMDYGRANEIQLATLIDRGHRELPIRPDYVGKNIPTSKQEQVIVKLLEKDGTDGVLISKK from the coding sequence ATGGCATTTACAAAAGAAATAATTGATGCAGAGACGATGGGGCGTTCATTAAAACGAATTTCTCATGAAATACTAGAACGCAACAAAGGGACAAAAGACTTAGTCATTATCGGTATAAAATCAAAAGGTGTTTATATTGCAAATCGAATTGCAAAAAATATAAAAACCATAGAAGATGTTGAAGTATCGGTAGGAGAACTTGATATTACTAATTATCGTGATGATATTGAGAAGGATGAGTCCTTAAATAGTACATCTAAAATAGAGTTTAGTGTAGAGGGTAAGAAGGTTGTCCTAATTGATGATGTTCTTTATACAGGGAGAACCGTACGAGCTGCATTAGATGCAATAATGGACTATGGTCGTGCAAATGAAATTCAACTCGCAACGTTAATCGACCGTGGTCACCGTGAACTTCCGATTCGACCTGACTACGTTGGAAAAAATATACCGACATCTAAACAGGAACAAGTAATTGTAAAGTTATTAGAAAAAGATGGAACAGATGGTGTTTTAATTAGTAAAAAATAA
- a CDS encoding LTA synthase family protein, protein MKKSSNIFKRLISIIANSLTDTVEYISEDHVIKVYLIFSIIPHLILKIYTEMYFSTLRSFFYNSFWVLSILGVAYFIKNKKIRNAALIFFLFISYALVFTNIMYYKWYESFTSLSLISQLGQLDDVSDGAAAILRPFDVIYWLIFITGIILLSVYAINSKKEYSATTLKKIRTAFLRTGLSMLIIGLCTLSGKQVSRLYKLWNRPYVVENYGIYTYHMSDLFKSVGMLRTQDVSETDYERFIQFVRNQNKEHTTNGMTNKFKGKNVIVIHAESVEQFLVNRTIDDQEITPYLNQFASEGYYFSNMYSQESVGTSSDTEFTFNTSLLPVNNGTIFLTHFNNNYVTTPKLLKEEGYFTMSMHGNNGSFWNRDIMHPSLGYDILLDRDFYHAEPEDLVGFGINDYKFYMQSIEYLKASNEPYYATLITLTNHTPFADVDKYTTYDEEGMPEPELTCGELESTSITCNYLKSAHYADWAFGQFLLKLEESRMLDETIVVLYGDHPANLPIDDMEVLIGHEMDRIEYKARQKVPFIIWSKDIKAPRTIDSPMGMVDAAPTIQNMLGIHNLFSLGNDMFNVNDNLVVFNNGDWTDGNIYYDDFRDDYYITNDEIDESVITEEYIEKRKKEASNVIDISNIINKYDIIEYYYDLKDKVKI, encoded by the coding sequence ATGAAAAAATCAAGCAATATCTTTAAAAGATTAATATCGATTATAGCGAATTCATTAACAGATACTGTTGAATATATAAGTGAAGACCATGTGATCAAAGTATATTTAATATTTTCTATCATACCACATCTTATATTGAAAATATACACGGAAATGTACTTTTCAACGCTTCGCTCATTCTTCTATAATTCCTTTTGGGTCTTATCAATACTAGGGGTTGCATATTTCATTAAAAATAAAAAAATACGAAATGCAGCATTAATTTTCTTTCTATTTATATCCTACGCATTAGTATTTACAAACATCATGTATTACAAATGGTATGAAAGTTTTACATCTTTATCTTTAATTTCTCAACTTGGGCAGTTAGATGATGTTTCAGATGGGGCAGCTGCGATTCTAAGGCCATTTGATGTCATATACTGGTTGATTTTTATAACAGGGATAATATTGTTAAGTGTTTACGCAATAAATTCAAAAAAAGAATACTCTGCTACAACTCTTAAAAAGATAAGAACAGCCTTCTTAAGAACAGGCCTATCCATGCTCATTATTGGTCTTTGTACGTTAAGTGGAAAACAAGTTTCACGATTATATAAATTATGGAATCGTCCTTATGTTGTAGAAAACTACGGCATTTATACGTATCACATGTCAGATCTGTTTAAATCAGTTGGGATGTTAAGAACACAAGATGTCTCTGAAACTGACTATGAGCGCTTTATTCAATTTGTAAGAAATCAAAATAAAGAACACACAACAAATGGAATGACTAATAAGTTTAAAGGTAAAAATGTGATTGTCATTCATGCAGAGAGTGTGGAACAATTCTTGGTTAATAGAACAATTGATGATCAAGAAATCACACCGTATTTAAATCAGTTTGCAAGTGAAGGTTATTATTTCAGCAACATGTACTCACAAGAAAGTGTTGGTACGTCATCAGATACTGAATTTACATTTAATACTTCACTATTACCTGTTAATAATGGAACAATTTTTTTAACTCACTTTAATAATAACTATGTGACAACACCAAAACTCTTGAAAGAAGAAGGTTATTTCACGATGTCTATGCATGGAAACAATGGCTCATTCTGGAATCGTGATATCATGCACCCATCTCTTGGGTATGATATTTTATTAGATCGTGATTTTTATCATGCTGAACCAGAGGACCTTGTTGGATTTGGTATTAATGATTATAAATTCTATATGCAGTCTATTGAGTATTTAAAAGCATCTAACGAGCCTTACTATGCGACACTTATTACCTTAACAAATCATACTCCATTTGCGGATGTGGATAAATACACGACATATGATGAAGAGGGTATGCCAGAACCTGAGCTTACATGTGGAGAACTTGAGTCGACATCAATAACATGTAATTATTTAAAATCCGCTCACTATGCGGATTGGGCATTCGGTCAATTTCTGTTAAAACTTGAAGAAAGCCGTATGTTAGATGAAACAATTGTAGTCTTATATGGAGATCATCCTGCGAATTTACCAATCGATGATATGGAAGTGCTCATTGGTCATGAAATGGACCGTATTGAATATAAGGCACGACAAAAAGTACCGTTTATTATATGGAGTAAAGATATAAAAGCACCTAGAACAATTGACTCGCCAATGGGAATGGTTGATGCAGCACCTACCATACAGAATATGTTAGGAATCCATAACCTATTTTCACTGGGTAATGATATGTTTAACGTGAATGATAATCTGGTTGTCTTCAATAATGGTGATTGGACAGATGGTAACATATATTATGATGACTTTAGAGATGACTATTATATTACGAATGATGAAATTGACGAATCGGTTATTACAGAGGAATATATTGAAAAGAGAAAGAAAGAAGCGAGTAACGTAATTGATATTTCAAACATTATTAATAAGTACGATATCATTGAGTACTATTATGACTTGAAAGATAAAGTAAAGATTTAG
- a CDS encoding B12-binding domain-containing radical SAM protein: MNLLFVGINSKFIHTNLAIRYLYTYLKEDFKVDFTEFTIKDQQEDVTSHILDLNPTHVGFSCYIWNIQYISSIVKQLKRKDPALKILLGGPEVSYDTGHWFNTLPIDYLIYGEGELATKRLFSSLKNGYPALDEIPQLAYRNGQEIHINPCEEAVDFQALPTPYRLRRDFKQLKNRIQYIETSRGCPFKCSYCMASLENNVRHFDHEKVKEEIRFLMEHGAKVFKFLDRTFNIRLDYALDMFKFIIEEHHPGTQFQFEITADILDPQIIDYLNKYAPKNLIRFEIGIQSTNELTNRLILRKQNLEILTNNIIKIQKGGKIDLHLDLIAGLPKETYDSFIKTFNDVFYLKPHELQLGFLKMLRGTKIRKEANLYNYVYDENPPYEIIKHDDISEREIHDIHLAEEMLEKYWNSHRFDRTMNYIFDTHFHEAYYQFFEQFGKFYDEHYEQINHQLYELCTRLLGFWKHYGYHNEGELKSLIIVDYLTYHKTRPKKWYDNTITQFDSKQSKNKLIRLLLNHNLIDVDANTLYKYAQVEILSIHPNTYVEGTYIYVKLYHPHNRNHFIIDYQKLNL; this comes from the coding sequence ATGAATCTATTATTCGTAGGAATCAATTCAAAATTTATTCACACTAATCTCGCTATACGCTATCTATATACATATCTAAAAGAGGACTTCAAAGTTGATTTTACTGAATTTACTATTAAGGATCAACAAGAGGATGTTACTTCACATATATTAGACCTTAATCCAACTCATGTAGGATTCAGCTGCTATATTTGGAACATTCAGTATATCTCTTCTATCGTAAAACAACTAAAGAGAAAAGATCCTGCACTTAAGATTTTATTAGGTGGACCTGAAGTATCGTACGATACAGGACATTGGTTTAATACTCTACCTATCGATTACCTAATATATGGTGAAGGAGAACTTGCAACTAAGCGTTTATTTAGTTCCTTGAAGAATGGTTATCCTGCATTAGATGAAATTCCTCAACTGGCTTACCGAAATGGTCAAGAGATTCACATTAATCCATGTGAGGAAGCGGTAGATTTTCAGGCACTTCCTACTCCTTATCGACTTAGACGCGACTTCAAACAACTAAAGAATCGCATTCAGTACATTGAAACTAGTAGAGGTTGTCCATTCAAATGTAGCTATTGCATGGCGTCTCTTGAAAATAATGTCCGTCATTTTGATCATGAGAAAGTTAAAGAAGAAATTCGTTTCCTAATGGAACATGGTGCTAAAGTCTTTAAGTTCTTGGATCGAACGTTTAACATCCGTTTAGACTATGCTCTTGATATGTTTAAATTTATTATTGAAGAACATCACCCAGGAACTCAGTTTCAATTTGAAATTACAGCTGACATATTAGATCCACAAATTATAGACTATCTAAATAAATACGCACCTAAGAATCTAATACGGTTTGAAATCGGAATTCAATCTACTAACGAATTAACAAATCGACTAATTCTTAGAAAACAAAATTTAGAAATACTAACTAATAATATAATAAAAATTCAAAAGGGTGGAAAAATAGACCTCCATCTTGACTTAATCGCCGGATTACCTAAAGAAACATATGATTCATTTATAAAAACCTTTAATGATGTTTTCTATCTAAAGCCTCATGAATTACAACTTGGTTTCCTTAAGATGTTAAGGGGAACTAAAATTCGCAAGGAGGCCAATTTATATAACTATGTATATGATGAAAATCCTCCTTATGAGATTATAAAACATGACGATATTTCAGAAAGAGAAATTCATGATATCCATCTAGCTGAAGAAATGCTAGAAAAATATTGGAATAGTCATCGATTTGACCGTACAATGAATTATATATTTGATACTCACTTCCATGAAGCCTACTATCAATTTTTTGAACAGTTTGGTAAGTTCTATGATGAACACTACGAACAAATTAACCATCAATTGTATGAATTGTGTACTAGATTATTGGGGTTTTGGAAGCATTACGGTTACCACAACGAAGGTGAGTTAAAGTCTTTAATTATTGTTGACTATTTAACCTATCATAAAACCAGACCAAAGAAATGGTATGATAACACGATTACTCAATTTGACTCTAAACAATCAAAAAATAAATTAATTCGTTTATTACTCAATCATAATTTAATTGATGTCGATGCAAACACTCTATATAAATATGCTCAAGTTGAAATCCTAAGTATTCATCCTAATACCTATGTAGAAGGAACCTACATCTACGTAAAACTCTACCATCCACATAATCGCAATCATTTTATTATTGATTATCAGAAATTGAACCTTTAA